One part of the Chryseobacterium mulctrae genome encodes these proteins:
- a CDS encoding DUF4280 domain-containing protein, with protein sequence MSTQSSSHDGKHFVVQKGTCQCNQGDQFPKHIVNAHNKHFWNDSAGNSDYLSVTEDDLQFDPPGPSFGKCKLKPSSGGYLPCAYAPAGKWQKTYEKVLVMGKKCVTEVSELQCATGGKITIKDHGQRGEMSKKNVKNADAKVIRHVNPLVDVNDFKETVMESEIDAY encoded by the coding sequence ATGTCTACTCAATCATCATCTCATGATGGTAAACACTTCGTAGTTCAAAAAGGAACTTGCCAGTGTAACCAGGGAGATCAGTTTCCTAAGCATATTGTTAATGCTCACAACAAACATTTCTGGAATGATTCTGCCGGAAATTCAGATTATTTATCTGTTACAGAAGATGACCTTCAGTTTGATCCACCAGGTCCGAGTTTTGGAAAATGTAAATTAAAACCCAGTTCGGGTGGTTATCTTCCGTGCGCTTATGCTCCTGCCGGAAAATGGCAGAAAACTTATGAAAAAGTTTTAGTCATGGGTAAAAAGTGTGTGACAGAAGTTTCAGAGCTTCAATGTGCAACGGGTGGAAAAATTACGATTAAAGATCACGGACAGCGTGGTGAGATGAGTAAAAAGAATGTAAAAAATGCTGATGCAAAAGTAATCAGACACGTAAATCCTCTTGTGGATGTGAATGACTTTAAAGAAACAGTAATGGAAAGCGAAATCGACGCTTATTAA
- the tssR gene encoding type VI secretion system protein TssR domain-containing protein produces MKNKFPLAAYYIGLSVLLTSCQVKLPSKKTPEPKQYGQIDNASVINGFPKKSAPWIVISDRSRNTAYLDKNDEKSYKEVKFLEPLMVLKHRDGMVKVAEYIPDALMKKISSKSIKTYGWIPESDLLLWSNSLKSEKNGYPVRVAVVPNDPDVIKSAERYYKNDSIMVFNSPSLIEAANVKIPNGQMVYVYKQAENNKLFLVGKKPRIDMDSISTGLYGWVSSNVVSAWGERSAVKMKNTTGIKESTLGIHEGSPVASDKENRTAVLLTDVNKRPPLENIYPVTLALNEEAKPDRKTKYFTNVLDYSKNFVKNVLGEPIIFDRYKEIIDKNKKINIVFVLDISEANRPYIPIVSSLLQDLQLKFEKPSYFNSVKYGVVLYKNNSCGENVIPSPLSKDYNKVMSFIEDKMNEMNCPSTVGNQPVNEGLIAAGNLLSGVADEANIIVTIGTSANRSGNMYGVIGSLTQAQARLIMFQTNARSSDTYNDFVLISENIVTNTAKNVAELKKQKIINQSDVLNKNNFSLIESDAGFFSLDFPKQSMAQGFVIFPKKGDITAPGLLIKSVDSLIAQVTYDNEMIDKSLNERFHSSVGAGKTEVDFKYKYLYPGLTNPVPSGIAAQLINYGNPFLAKGYIPKELMDYKQNMEKGILVSESEYDQLKAFYKEVYENTGAARTDFKQRRAIREYVKLLKKYNPTLKFLDKSELYKQPMSYAVGVSTGFDISDEEKMSKFMLKGWTKSDVITNEEARTYFKYYKDLAERMLTYRNNPAVKIKQNGQEFYWLNEYFMPTMLPVEEPEYTQH; encoded by the coding sequence ATGAAAAATAAATTTCCTCTAGCAGCTTATTATATAGGGCTTTCAGTTTTACTGACGAGCTGTCAGGTAAAACTGCCGTCAAAAAAAACTCCTGAACCAAAGCAATATGGGCAAATCGACAATGCATCAGTGATCAATGGTTTTCCAAAAAAATCAGCTCCCTGGATTGTCATTTCAGACCGATCCAGAAATACGGCTTATCTCGATAAAAATGATGAAAAATCATATAAAGAAGTGAAATTTTTAGAACCTTTAATGGTTTTAAAACACAGAGACGGAATGGTAAAAGTAGCAGAATATATTCCGGATGCTTTAATGAAAAAGATCTCGTCGAAATCAATAAAAACCTACGGCTGGATCCCTGAATCTGATCTTTTGCTTTGGAGTAATTCTTTGAAAAGCGAAAAAAATGGTTATCCTGTAAGAGTTGCTGTAGTTCCCAATGATCCGGATGTTATCAAAAGTGCAGAGAGATACTATAAAAATGATTCCATCATGGTTTTTAATTCGCCAAGTCTTATTGAAGCTGCGAATGTGAAAATCCCGAACGGACAAATGGTTTATGTTTACAAACAGGCCGAAAATAACAAACTTTTTCTAGTAGGTAAAAAGCCGAGGATTGATATGGACAGTATCAGTACGGGCTTATACGGTTGGGTGAGCTCTAATGTTGTTTCAGCTTGGGGTGAACGTTCTGCTGTGAAAATGAAAAATACGACAGGTATTAAAGAATCAACTTTAGGAATTCATGAAGGTTCTCCGGTAGCTTCGGATAAAGAAAACCGCACTGCTGTTCTGTTGACGGATGTGAATAAAAGACCTCCTCTTGAAAATATTTATCCTGTAACATTAGCTTTAAATGAAGAAGCAAAACCTGATCGTAAAACTAAATATTTTACCAATGTTTTAGATTACAGTAAAAACTTTGTTAAAAACGTGTTGGGAGAGCCTATTATTTTTGATCGTTACAAAGAGATAATTGATAAAAACAAGAAAATAAATATTGTTTTTGTTCTAGATATAAGTGAAGCAAATAGACCATACATTCCCATTGTAAGCTCACTTTTACAGGATCTTCAGTTAAAATTTGAAAAGCCTTCTTATTTTAATTCTGTAAAATACGGTGTGGTTCTTTATAAAAACAATTCTTGTGGAGAAAATGTAATTCCGTCGCCTTTAAGTAAAGATTATAATAAAGTAATGAGTTTTATTGAAGATAAAATGAATGAAATGAATTGTCCTAGTACTGTTGGAAATCAGCCGGTAAATGAAGGTCTGATTGCTGCTGGAAATTTACTTTCTGGTGTTGCAGACGAAGCCAATATTATAGTTACAATTGGTACTTCCGCCAACCGAAGCGGAAATATGTATGGCGTTATTGGCTCATTAACACAAGCTCAGGCAAGACTGATTATGTTCCAAACTAATGCTCGCTCTTCCGATACTTACAATGATTTTGTTTTGATATCAGAGAATATCGTGACCAATACGGCTAAAAATGTTGCCGAATTAAAAAAACAGAAAATTATTAATCAAAGTGACGTCTTAAACAAGAATAATTTTAGTTTAATAGAAAGTGATGCAGGCTTCTTTTCTTTAGATTTTCCTAAACAGAGTATGGCTCAAGGATTTGTAATTTTCCCTAAAAAAGGGGACATCACCGCACCGGGGCTTTTAATAAAATCTGTAGATAGTCTCATTGCTCAGGTAACTTATGACAACGAAATGATAGATAAGTCATTAAATGAACGCTTCCATTCTTCAGTGGGTGCAGGGAAAACTGAGGTAGATTTTAAGTATAAATATTTGTATCCGGGATTGACGAATCCGGTTCCTTCAGGGATTGCAGCGCAGTTGATCAACTATGGAAATCCGTTTTTAGCAAAAGGATATATTCCTAAAGAATTGATGGATTACAAACAGAATATGGAAAAAGGTATTCTTGTTTCTGAGAGTGAATATGATCAGTTAAAAGCTTTTTATAAAGAAGTTTATGAAAATACAGGTGCTGCAAGAACAGACTTTAAGCAGAGAAGAGCAATTAGAGAATATGTTAAATTATTAAAAAAATATAATCCAACGCTGAAATTCTTAGATAAAAGTGAGTTGTATAAACAACCGATGTCTTATGCAGTGGGAGTAAGTACAGGTTTTGATATTTCTGATGAAGAAAAAATGTCAAAATTCATGCTTAAAGGCTGGACGAAATCTGATGTTATCACCAATGAAGAAGCAAGAACTTATTTTAAATATTACAAAGATCTTGCAGAGAGAATGCTTACTTACAGAAATAATCCTGCGGTAAAAATTAAACAAAACGGGCAGGAATTTTATTGGCTTAATGAATATTTTATGCCAACAATGCTTCCTGTAGAGGAACCGGAATATACTCAACATTAA